CGCCACGGACCACCCGCCACGGCGCCAGCCGCCAGGGCGCCACCCGCCAGGGTGACGGCGACGGTGGCCGGGATGACGTCCGGGGGTGATCTCCGGAGCGGCGACTGAGTCGATTTATCGACTTCTGCGGGTTGATTTCGCCCGGAGAAGTGAAGGTTGGTGACATCCGGCGCACACACGTGCCGGAACCCCGCGTACGTTTAGGGCAACGCCAGCCGCTGAGGGAGCAGTCTTGGCACGGAATATCGGCAGCCGGTACACGGCCCACCAGATCCTCGGACGGGGCAGCGCGGGTACGGTCTGGGCCGGAGAAGGCCCCGACGGACCCGTCGCCATCAAGCTCTTGCGCGAGGACCTCGCCTCCGACCAGGAGCTGGTCGGGCGCTTCGTCCAGGAGCGCACCGCCCTGCTCGGACTCGACCACCCGAGGATCGTCGCCGTCCGGGACCTCGTCGTCGACGGCAGCGACCTCGCCCTGGTGATGGAGCTCGTCCGGGGCACCGATCTGCGGACCCGGCTCGACCGGGAGCGCAGGCTCGCCCCCGAGGCGGCGGTCGCGATCGTCGCCGACGTGGCCGACGGCCTCGCCGCCGCGCACGCCGCCGGTGTCGTCCACCGCGATGTGAAGCCGGAGAACATCCTCCTGGACATGGCGGGCCCGCTCGGCCCGGCCGGGTCCCACCCGGCGCTGCTCACGGACTTCGGCGTCGCCAAACTGATCGACACCGCCGGCCGCACCCGGTCCAGCCGGATCATCGGCACACCCGACTATCTCGCCCCCGAGATAGTGGAGGGTCTGCCGCCGCGCGCGGCCGTCGACATCTACGCGCTCGCCACCGTGCTGTACGAACTGCTGGCGGGATTCACCCCGTTCGGCGGCGGCCACCCCGGCGCGGTGCTGCGCCGCCATGTCACCGAGACGGTGGTGCCGCTCCCCGGGATTCCCGACGAGCTGTGGCAGTTGATCGTCCAGTGCCTGGCCAAGGCTCCGGCCTCCCGGCTGCGCGCGTCCGAGCTGGGCACCCGGCTGCGGGAGCTGCTGCCGCTGCTCGCGGGCATGCCCCCGCTGGACGTGGACGAACCGGGCGCCGAGTCCGGGCAGGAGCCGTACGGCGAGCAGGGCGCGTACACGGAACGTGACGAGCGCGGCGGGCGGGACGGGCGGGACACCCTGCCCGGCGGCCGGCCCGACGAGCGCCGGAGGGGGGCGGTCCCGCTCGTGCCGGGTGTGACTCTCGCGGACTCCCAGCGCGACACCCACACCTCGATGCGGGTCCCCGCCCCGGACGAGCTGGCGGGCGGGGCGCACGGCACCGCCCGCGCGCCGCGCTCGCCGGGCCAGCGCCGCCCCGGCTCCGCCCGCAACCGGAGCGGCGCCCGCCCCGGCCAGGTCTCCCCGATGATCCGCAGACGCCGCCTCACCCTCGGCGTCGCGGGCCTCGCGCTCGTCGCGGCGGTGAGCGTCGGCGGCTGGCTGGCGGCGAACGACGGCGACGCCGAGCCCCCGTCCCGGGACACCCAGTCGACCTCGACGGGCCCGTGACACCGCACTCCGGCACCGTTCCCGCCGGGGCCTGAGACACCTCCCGGCGGCGGATGCCCGCCGGGTTCTCCTGGTGGGCTCCGTCCCGCTCCGGGGACGTCCGATGGCGGATGCCCGTCCCGCCGTGCCCCCGCCACGGGGCGGCGCCGTGCCGTGATTCCCGTCGCCGGGCCGCGCGGGCTCCGTTCGGTGCGGGCGCCTGTGGTGCCCTCGGGGAGGTCTCGGGCCGGGAGGCCCGCGCCGCTCCAGGGGGACACGGCGGCGGATGCCCACCGGGCCGTGACCCACCGCCGGGTACCGCTGTGCCGTGGCATCCGGCGCGTACCCGGTGCGGATGCCTGCCGGGGGTCTCTCGGCGCGGGCTTCCGCCCCGCTCCGCGAGGGGACGCCGATGGCGGATGCCCGTCCCGCCGTGACTCCACCGCCGGGTGCCGCCGTGCTGTGGTTCGCGTCGTCGCACCGCGCCGGGCTCCGTTCGGTGTGGACACCTGCCGTGTCCCTCGGGAGGGAGGCCCGCGACACTCCACAGCGACACCCCACAGGGGGGACGCCCGGTGACGGATGCCCGCCGGGGTCCCCTGGTGGGTCCGCGCCGCTCCACAGGCGGGTGCCTGTCGGCTCCTCCCCGTCGGTGGGTGCCGCCGTGCCGTGGCGTCCGCCGTGCACCCGGCGCGGATGTCCGCCGGGGGCTTTCGGCGCGGGCTTCCGCCCCACTTCCCGAGGGGCCGTCCGGTGGACGGCCATGACGTCGTGACTCCGCCGCGGGGCGGCGCCGTGCCGTGATTCCCGTCGCCGGGCTTCACCCGGCGTGGCACGCGTCGTGCCCTCCGGGGAATCCCGGGCCGGGCCCGTCCCGCTCCCGAGGGGGCCGCCCGGCGGCGGACGCCCGTCGGGCGCTTTCCCCCGGTGGTGGCGCCCCGCGCGGATCGCCGCACGCGCCCGGGAGGGGGCGCGTGCAGGCCCCGCGCGGCGGTGGCCCGCCGGGCCCGGGGAGCCGCCCGTCCCAGCTCTCCCCGCGACCGGGCGGCACCGCCGCAGGCACCCCGTACGTCCGGGCGCGAAGCCGTGGACGACCGCCGCCGGAGCCCCGTACGTCCGGGCGCGGACGCCCCGTACGGCGGGCGCCCGACCCCCGTGCGGCCCGGTCGGCGGGCCCCGTATGACAGGGACCAGCCAGGAACCGTCGCGGGAGCCGTTACGCTGGACCCGTGGCAGTCGTCGATGTATCCGAAGAGCTGAAGTCCCTCTCCTCGACCATGGGGTCGATCGAGTCCGTCCTGGACCTCGACAGGATGAGGGCCGACATCGCCGTGCTCGAAGAGCAGGCCGCTGCCCCGTCCCTGTGGGACGACCCCGAGGCGGCGCAGAAGATCACCAGCAGGCTCTCGCATCTCCAGGCAGAGCTGCGCAAGACCGAGGCGCTGCGCGCCCGCATCGACGACCTGGGTGTGCTCTTCGAGCTGGCCGAGGCCGAGGACGACGCGGACACCCTCGCCGAGGCCGAGACCGAGCTGGCCGCGGTCCGCAAGGCGCTGGACGAGATGGAGGTGCGCACCCTCCTCTCCGGCGAGTACGACGAGCGCGAGGCGCTGGTCAACATCCGGGCCGAGGCGGGCGGCGTGGACGCGTCCGACTTCGCCGAGCGGCTCCAGCGGATGTACATGCGCTGGGCCGAGCGCCACGGCTACGCCACGGAGATCTACGAGACCTCCTACGCGGAGGAGGCGGGCATCAAGTCGACCACCTTCGTGGTCAAGGCCCCCTACGCCTACGGCACCCTCTCCGTCGAGCAGGGCACCCACCGCCTCGTGCGCATCTCGCCGTTCGACAACCAGGGCCGCCGCCAGACCTCCTTCGCGGGTGTCGAGGTGCTTCCGGTCGTCGAGCAGAGCGATCACGTCGAGATCGACGAGACCGAGCTGCGGGTGGACGTCTACCGCGCCTCCGGCCCCGGCGGCCAGGGCGTCAACACCACCGACTCCGCCGTCCGGATCACCCACATCCCCACCGGCATCGTGGTCTCCTGCCAGAACGAGCGCTCCCAGATCCAGAACAAGGCGAGCGCCATGAACGTCCTCCAGGCGAAGCTGCTCGAACGGCGCCGCCAGGAGGAGCAGGCCAGGATGGACGCGCTCAAGGGCGACGGCGGCAACTCCTGGGGCAACCAGATGCGTTCGTACGTCCTGCACCCCTACCAGATGGTCAAGGACCTGCGGACCGAGTTCGAGGTCGGCAATCCGCAGGCCGTGCTCGACGGCGAGATCGACGGCTTCCTGGAGGCCGCCATCCGCTGGCGCAGGCGCCAGGAGAAGTAGTCCGGACGGCCGGTCCCCGCGGACCGGCGCACCCGGTACCACCCACGGACGACGGACGAGGTGCCGGGCCCCGCACGGGCCCGGCACCTCGTCCGTCGGCGTGTCCGGGAGCACGGCGACTCCGGGAGTACCCGACCGTACCCGACCGGTCACCCGGAGTGCTGGCCGCAGGGCCGCAAAAAGGCCCGGGGCAGCACCCCGGGCCCAGGACCGGCCCCGCGCGGTCTCCCTACGCGGTGCGCGCGGCGAGCACCGCCAGTGCCGCCACCAGTACGATCAGCAACGTCAACAGCGTGACCGGATTCAGCCCCCCGAACGGGCCCTCCTGCTGCATCCGCGCGCGGTTCGCCCGGCAGACCGGACAGCGGCCCTCGGATACCGGGGCCGCGCAGTTGGCGCACACCAGTCGGTCGTAGGTCATGCGCTCTCCTCCTCCCGCGCGCCGGAGCCGCAGACGCGGACCGTCAGCACAGTTCTCTCCCGACAACGCTCAAGGAAACGCGACTGTTCCCCTACCACTGTGCCAGCTCCCGCGCTTTTCGGCGCGCCCCCTCCCGGGGCACCACCCCGTACGGTGATCCACTCGGCTCCCCCTCCCGGGACGCTCCACCCGGGGCTCGCCCGGGGTCCGTTCAAGGGGCGGTGTTCCGGGCCCGTACGAGGGTCCGTGGTCCGGGCCCGTGCGACCGGCCCGGTGGGACAAACCGCGCAACCCCGACCGGCGCCTGCGGTCGCGACCCTCGTTCGCGTAGTGTCACGCCCATCTACTCCCGGCTCACCGTGGTGCATCCATGATCCGATTCGACAATGTCTCCAAGAGCTATCCGAAGCAGAACCGGCCCGCCCTGCGCGATGTCTCGCTGGACATCGAGAAGGGGGAGTTCGTCTTCCTCGTGGGGTCGTCCGGCTCCGGAAAGTCGACCTTCCTGCGGCTGATCCTGCGCGAGGAGCGCGCCAGCACCGGCATGGTGCACGTCCTCGGCAAGGACCTCGCCCGGCTCTCCAACTGGAAGGTGCCGCACATGCGCCGCCAGCTCGGCACGGTCTTCCAGGACTTCCGGCTGCTGCCGAACAAGACCGTCGCCGAGAACGTCGCCTTCGCCCAGGAGGTCATCGGCAAGCCCCGGGGCGAGATCCGCAAGGCCGTGCCCCAGGTGCTCGACCTCGTCGGCCTCGGCGGCAAGGAGGACCGGATGCCGGGCGAGCTGTCCGGCGGTGAGCAGCAGCGCGTGGCCATCGCCCGCGCCTTCGTCAACCGGCCGATGCTGCTGATCGCCGACGAGCCCACCGGCAACCTCGACCCGCAGACCTCCGTCGGCATCATGAAGCTGCTCGACCGGATCAACCGGACCGGCACCACCGTGGTGATGGCGACCCACGACCAGAACATCGTCGACCAGATGCGCAAGCGCGTGATCGAGCTGGAGCAGGGCCGTCTCGTACGTGACCAGGCCCGCGGCGTCTACGGCTATCAGCACTGAGCCCGGCCCGGCGCCCGGCCCGGCCGCCCCGGCCGGTCCGGGGCCCGGTCGGCGCCGGGCCCCGGCGGCACAAGCAGCAAGCGCAAGGAAAGGCTGAACGCACGCGATGCGCGCCCAGTTCGTACTGTCGGAGATCGGCGTAGGTCTCCGCCGCAATCTCACCATGACCTTCGCGGTCATCGTCTCGGTGGCCCTGTCGCTGGCGCTCTTCGGCGGTGCGCTGCTGATGAGCCAGCAGGTCAACACGATGAAGGACTTCTGGTACGACAAGGTCAACGTCTCCATCTTCCTCTGCAACAAGAACGACGCCACGACCTCCCGCTCCTGCGCCAAGGGAGCCGTGACGGATCAGCAGAAGCACCAGATCAAGGCCGATCTGGAGAAGATGGACGTGGTCGAGACCGTCCACCACGAGTCGGCCGAGCAGGCGTACAAGCTCTACAAGAAGCAGTACGGCGACACGGGCATCGCGGCCACCATCACCCCGGACCAGATGCAGGAGTCGTACCGGGTCAAGCTCAAGGACCCGGAGAAGTACCAGGTGGTGGCGTCCGCGTTCGCCCAGCGGGACGGCGTCCACCAGGTCCGGGACCAGCGGGACATCCTGGAGAACCTCTTCTCGCTGATGAACGGGATGCGGATCGCCGCGCTCTGTGTCATGGGGCTGATGCTGGTGATCGCGATGATGCTGATCGTCAACACGGTGCGGGTCTCGGCGTTCAGCCGCAGGCGTGAGACGGGGATCATGCGGCTCGTCGGCGCGTCCAGCTTCTACATCCAGATGCCGTTCATCATGGAGGCCGCCTTCGCGGGGCTGCTCGGCGGCGCTGTCGCCTGCGGGTTCCTGCTGCTCGGCCGGTACTTCCTGATCGACAACGGGCTCGCGCTCGCCGAGAAGATGCAGTTGGTCAACTTCATCGGCTGGGACGCGGTGCTCACCAAGCTGCCGCTGGTGCTGGCGATCGGTCTGCTGATGCCCGCGCTCGCCGCCTCCATCGCGCTGCGCAAGTATCTGAAGGTCTGACGCGCCACCCGTGGAACGCCACCCGTGGAACGTCACCGGACGGAAAGCCGCCGGACGGAATGCTGCCGGGCGGAACGCCATCGGCGGACGGCCGGACGGGAACGGCGCACCACCGCGTCCGACGATGTGACAAGCGCTCCGGGCGCCCTGCGGTCAACACCCGTGGGGCGCCTTTCGCTTGTCCTAGACTCGACGCCATGCCGGGCCCGGACTCCCACCGCCCACGGCCCAGCGGCGCCCGTCGCGGGGCCGTGCTGACGCTGGTGTTCGCGATGGCGCTGGCCGTCGGCGCGGCGGCCGACGCGCTGCCCCGCGAGACCGGGCCCCGCACCCCCGCCGTCCACCCCGCGGGCACCACCGTCGACCGGGACACCGTCGCCCGTGCGGCGGCCGAGGCGGCGGCGGGCGGCCGATCGGGAACGGAGGCGGCCCAGGAGGCCGTCCGGCGCGGCGGCGACCGCTGGGGCGTGGTCTACGGCGAGCGGGAGTACGAGCGTTTCCGCCGGGCGCTGGACGGCGAGTACACGGGCGTCGGGCTCTGGCCGCGCCGCTCCCGCGCCGGGGGGATCGAGGTGGTCCGGGTGCAGCCGGGCGGCCCCGCCGACCGGGCGGGCGTACGGGCCGGGGACCGGCTGCGGGCGGTCGGCGGCACGGCCGTGGACCGGTGCACGGCCGCCGAGGTGGTGGCGCTGCTGCGCGGCGAGGCCCGCACCCGTGTCGAGCTGGCCCTGGAGCGCGCGGGCCGGGCCCTGACCCGTTCCCTCACGCGGACGACGCTGTCCGCCGAGACCGTCACCGTCCGCCGGCTCGACCCCGGAGCCGTGATGATCAAGGTCGCGGCCTTCACCACGGGCACCGGTCAACGGGTGCGCGAGGCCGTGCGCCGGGCCCCGGAGGGTGCCGGGGTCCTGCTGGATCTGCGGGGGAACAGCGGCGGCCTGGTCCACGAGGCGGTCGCCGCCGCCTCCGCCTTCCTCGACGGCGGCCTGGTGGCGACCTACGACGTCCAGGGGGAGGAGCGCTCCCTCTACGCGCGGCCGGGCGGGGACACGGAGCGGCCCGTGGTCGCCCTTGTCGACGGGGGCACGATGAGCGCCGCCGAGCTGGTCACCGGGGCCCTCCAGGACCGTGGCCGGGCGGTCACCGTCGGTTCGCGCACCTTCGGCAAGGGGGCCGTGCAGATGCCGAGCGAGCTGCCCGACGGCTCGGTGGCCGAGCTGACCGTGGGGCACTACCGCACCCCGGCGGGCCGCAGCGTCGACGGCACCGGGATCACCCCCGACCTCCCGGCGGGCGACGCCGCCGAGGACCGGGCGCGCACCGTTCTGGACGGACTCGGCCGGACCCGGTAAACCTCTTGCGCCGGGGTGCGAAAATAAACGCACTATGGCTAAGGACAACACAAAGGCCAAGAGCAAGGCCAAGGAGCAGGGTCGCAAGCTGGTCGCGCAGAACAAGAAGGCGCGGCACGACTACCACATCATCGACACCTATGAGTGCGGCATGGTGCTGACCGGCACCGAGGTGAAGTCGCTGCGCCAGGGACGGGCGTCGCTGGTGGACGGGTTCATCCAGATCGACGGCCACGAGGCGTGGCTGCACAACGTGCACATCCCCGAGTACAGCCAGGGGACCTGGACCAACCACGCCGCGCGGCGCAAGCGCAAGCTGCTGCTGCACCGGGCGGAGATCGACAAGCTGGAGGCCAAGCTCCAGGACGCGGGCCACACGATCGTGCCGCTGTCGCTGTACTTCACGAACGGCCGGGCCAAGGTCGAGATCGCGCTCGCGAAGGGCAAGAAGGAGTACGACAAGCGGCAGACCCTGCGGGAGCGGCAGGACCGGCGCGAGGCGGACCGGGCGATGTCGTCGGCCCGCAGGCGGCAGCGGGCGGCGGCCTCCTAGCCCGGGGCGGTCTCCCGGCCGCCCGCAGCGCCATCGGTGTGCCGGAGTAAATGGCTGGCACGCGGCCCCGCCGGTCACGTACGATGGCAACGTCCCGCACGACGGGGCACGGTTTGAAAAATCAACATGGGGATGATCGGTTTCGACAGCGGATGTCGAGGCAGGGGAAGCGAGCCGAGGAAGCGGCAATGATCTCGTAAACCATATGTCGCAAACAATAATCGCCAATTCCAAGCGCGATAACTCCGAAGCCTTCGCCCTCGCTGCCTGATAAGCAGTAGAGCGAACCTTCATTCATGGAGCGTCAGCCCGGGGATCGATCCCGACCCGGCCCCTGGCGTCAGCTAGGGATCTTTACCCCTAGTCCCGGTCACGGGGGCTAGCGGGGACAACCAACAGTGACTGAGCCCGTCGGAGACTTG
The nucleotide sequence above comes from Streptomyces clavuligerus. Encoded proteins:
- a CDS encoding serine/threonine-protein kinase is translated as MARNIGSRYTAHQILGRGSAGTVWAGEGPDGPVAIKLLREDLASDQELVGRFVQERTALLGLDHPRIVAVRDLVVDGSDLALVMELVRGTDLRTRLDRERRLAPEAAVAIVADVADGLAAAHAAGVVHRDVKPENILLDMAGPLGPAGSHPALLTDFGVAKLIDTAGRTRSSRIIGTPDYLAPEIVEGLPPRAAVDIYALATVLYELLAGFTPFGGGHPGAVLRRHVTETVVPLPGIPDELWQLIVQCLAKAPASRLRASELGTRLRELLPLLAGMPPLDVDEPGAESGQEPYGEQGAYTERDERGGRDGRDTLPGGRPDERRRGAVPLVPGVTLADSQRDTHTSMRVPAPDELAGGAHGTARAPRSPGQRRPGSARNRSGARPGQVSPMIRRRRLTLGVAGLALVAAVSVGGWLAANDGDAEPPSRDTQSTSTGP
- the prfB gene encoding peptide chain release factor 2, with product MAVVDVSEELKSLSSTMGSIESVLDLDRMRADIAVLEEQAAAPSLWDDPEAAQKITSRLSHLQAELRKTEALRARIDDLGVLFELAEAEDDADTLAEAETELAAVRKALDEMEVRTLLSGEYDEREALVNIRAEAGGVDASDFAERLQRMYMRWAERHGYATEIYETSYAEEAGIKSTTFVVKAPYAYGTLSVEQGTHRLVRISPFDNQGRRQTSFAGVEVLPVVEQSDHVEIDETELRVDVYRASGPGGQGVNTTDSAVRITHIPTGIVVSCQNERSQIQNKASAMNVLQAKLLERRRQEEQARMDALKGDGGNSWGNQMRSYVLHPYQMVKDLRTEFEVGNPQAVLDGEIDGFLEAAIRWRRRQEK
- the ftsE gene encoding cell division ATP-binding protein FtsE, with translation MIRFDNVSKSYPKQNRPALRDVSLDIEKGEFVFLVGSSGSGKSTFLRLILREERASTGMVHVLGKDLARLSNWKVPHMRRQLGTVFQDFRLLPNKTVAENVAFAQEVIGKPRGEIRKAVPQVLDLVGLGGKEDRMPGELSGGEQQRVAIARAFVNRPMLLIADEPTGNLDPQTSVGIMKLLDRINRTGTTVVMATHDQNIVDQMRKRVIELEQGRLVRDQARGVYGYQH
- the ftsX gene encoding permease-like cell division protein FtsX translates to MRAQFVLSEIGVGLRRNLTMTFAVIVSVALSLALFGGALLMSQQVNTMKDFWYDKVNVSIFLCNKNDATTSRSCAKGAVTDQQKHQIKADLEKMDVVETVHHESAEQAYKLYKKQYGDTGIAATITPDQMQESYRVKLKDPEKYQVVASAFAQRDGVHQVRDQRDILENLFSLMNGMRIAALCVMGLMLVIAMMLIVNTVRVSAFSRRRETGIMRLVGASSFYIQMPFIMEAAFAGLLGGAVACGFLLLGRYFLIDNGLALAEKMQLVNFIGWDAVLTKLPLVLAIGLLMPALAASIALRKYLKV
- a CDS encoding S41 family peptidase, whose product is MPGPDSHRPRPSGARRGAVLTLVFAMALAVGAAADALPRETGPRTPAVHPAGTTVDRDTVARAAAEAAAGGRSGTEAAQEAVRRGGDRWGVVYGEREYERFRRALDGEYTGVGLWPRRSRAGGIEVVRVQPGGPADRAGVRAGDRLRAVGGTAVDRCTAAEVVALLRGEARTRVELALERAGRALTRSLTRTTLSAETVTVRRLDPGAVMIKVAAFTTGTGQRVREAVRRAPEGAGVLLDLRGNSGGLVHEAVAAASAFLDGGLVATYDVQGEERSLYARPGGDTERPVVALVDGGTMSAAELVTGALQDRGRAVTVGSRTFGKGAVQMPSELPDGSVAELTVGHYRTPAGRSVDGTGITPDLPAGDAAEDRARTVLDGLGRTR
- the smpB gene encoding SsrA-binding protein SmpB; translation: MAKDNTKAKSKAKEQGRKLVAQNKKARHDYHIIDTYECGMVLTGTEVKSLRQGRASLVDGFIQIDGHEAWLHNVHIPEYSQGTWTNHAARRKRKLLLHRAEIDKLEAKLQDAGHTIVPLSLYFTNGRAKVEIALAKGKKEYDKRQTLRERQDRREADRAMSSARRRQRAAAS